A window of Corallococcus macrosporus DSM 14697 contains these coding sequences:
- a CDS encoding monovalent cation:proton antiporter-2 (CPA2) family protein encodes MADVGSNDLVKVVALLGAAVVAVPVFRRLGLGSVLGYLAAGLVIGPFGMGWFSDPQAVLHVAELGVVMFLFVIGLEMRPSHLWSLRRQIFGLGTLQIAACTAALTGVGLLFGQEPVVAFIGAMGFVLTSTAIVMQLLSERGDIALPHGQQIVSVLLFEDLLIVPLLVLVALLAPGEPSSDASRWTSIGIATGVLVALVAAGIWLLNPLFRLLAAARAREVMTAAALLVVLGSALLMQLGGLSMAMGAFLAGVLLSESTFRHQLEADVEPFRGLLLGLFFLGVGMALDLSVVRDHWALILGAVLAMMLVKALCIYAVARLTGSTHHEALDRATLMAQGGEFAFVLYSTAAASGVLAAAQNANLTAIVVLSMALTPLVVLAVRPWLKRQDEKIDDLDVADGLSGSVLMIGFGRFGQVVSQSLLARGVDVTIIDNDVEMIRSAGTFGFKIYYGDGTRLDVLRASGADSAQVIAVCIDNKEAANRIVELVKSEFGQAKLLVRSFDREHSLQLINAGVDVQVRETFESAIRFGHHALCQLGVPKEDALEIVEEVRRRDAERVQLELAGGLAAGTRLLIGNLVPGPTPTPFTPPRKAATPLTPETAEATQGRNE; translated from the coding sequence ATGGCGGACGTGGGATCGAACGATCTGGTGAAGGTGGTGGCCCTGCTGGGCGCGGCGGTGGTCGCGGTGCCCGTGTTCAGGCGACTGGGGCTCGGTTCAGTGCTGGGATACCTCGCCGCGGGGCTGGTGATCGGGCCGTTCGGGATGGGCTGGTTCTCCGACCCCCAGGCGGTCCTGCACGTCGCCGAGCTGGGCGTGGTGATGTTCCTCTTCGTCATCGGCCTGGAGATGCGCCCCTCGCACCTGTGGAGCCTGCGTCGGCAGATCTTCGGCCTGGGCACGCTGCAGATCGCCGCCTGCACCGCGGCGCTGACCGGCGTCGGCCTGCTGTTCGGCCAGGAGCCGGTGGTCGCATTCATCGGGGCGATGGGCTTCGTGCTGACCTCCACCGCCATCGTCATGCAGTTGCTGAGCGAACGCGGCGACATCGCCCTGCCCCACGGACAGCAGATCGTCTCGGTGCTGCTGTTCGAGGATCTGCTCATCGTGCCGCTGCTGGTGCTGGTGGCGCTGCTCGCGCCGGGCGAGCCCAGCAGCGACGCTTCGCGCTGGACCTCGATAGGCATTGCCACCGGCGTGCTGGTCGCGCTCGTCGCCGCCGGCATCTGGCTGCTCAATCCGCTGTTCCGCCTGCTCGCCGCGGCGCGGGCGCGCGAGGTGATGACGGCCGCCGCGCTGCTCGTCGTGCTGGGGTCCGCGCTGCTGATGCAGCTCGGCGGTCTGTCGATGGCGATGGGCGCGTTCCTCGCCGGCGTGCTGCTGTCGGAGTCGACGTTCCGCCATCAGCTCGAAGCCGACGTCGAACCCTTCCGCGGCCTGCTGCTCGGCCTGTTCTTCCTCGGCGTGGGCATGGCGCTGGACCTGTCGGTGGTGCGCGACCACTGGGCGCTGATCCTCGGCGCGGTGCTGGCGATGATGCTGGTCAAGGCGCTGTGCATCTACGCCGTCGCGCGGCTTACCGGGTCCACCCATCACGAAGCGCTCGATCGCGCCACGCTGATGGCGCAGGGCGGCGAATTCGCCTTCGTGCTGTATTCCACCGCCGCCGCCAGCGGCGTGCTCGCCGCCGCGCAGAACGCCAACCTCACCGCCATCGTCGTGCTGTCCATGGCGCTGACGCCCCTGGTCGTGCTCGCGGTGCGTCCGTGGCTCAAGCGCCAGGATGAGAAGATCGACGACCTGGACGTCGCCGACGGCCTGTCCGGCAGCGTGCTGATGATCGGGTTCGGCCGCTTCGGCCAGGTCGTGAGCCAGTCGCTGCTCGCGCGCGGCGTGGACGTGACCATCATCGACAACGACGTGGAGATGATCCGCAGCGCCGGCACGTTCGGGTTCAAGATCTACTACGGCGACGGCACGCGCCTGGACGTGCTGCGCGCATCGGGCGCGGACAGCGCGCAGGTGATCGCCGTGTGCATCGACAACAAGGAGGCCGCCAACCGCATCGTCGAGCTGGTGAAGTCCGAGTTCGGCCAGGCGAAGCTGCTCGTGCGCTCCTTCGATCGCGAACATTCCCTGCAGTTGATAAACGCCGGGGTCGACGTGCAGGTGCGCGAGACGTTCGAATCGGCGATCAGGTTCGGCCATCACGCGCTGTGCCAACTGGGCGTTCCGAAGGAAGACGCACTGGAGATCGTCGAGGAGGTGCGCCGCCGCGATGCGGAGCGCGTGCAGTTGGAACTGGCCGGGGGACTCGCCGCGGGCACACGCCTGCTGATCGGCAACCTCGTCCCGGGCCCGACGCCGACGCCGTTCACGCCTCCGCGCAAGGCCGCCACGCCGCTCACCCCGGAAACGGCCGAAGCGACCCAGGGCAGGAACGAGTAG
- a CDS encoding SLC13 family permease: MTQAILAGILITALLVQAVLPTRRLVVVSMGAGLAALASSLLGTGTAPELLAQVPWDVIVILVTLGLLSQLFVESRLFGVLALHATRLSHAGPRRILLLFAVGMYVVSGLVNNLTALLLVLPVLLILFKLMGVRQRYVTWTLALVLVSCNLGGAATPIGDFPAILLLGTGVMSFPDYLVRALPVTLVALAGVLGAAFLLVRPGSRLGQTPISATLTLSTMGALYRNVRVERRRLLPPLLLLGCMLAAWVAIPRETGVTPDLVAWLGAGGRSRSPGGWASGLCARASTWRQRCSCCPCS; encoded by the coding sequence ATGACCCAGGCCATCCTCGCCGGCATCCTCATCACCGCGCTGCTGGTTCAGGCGGTGCTCCCCACGCGCCGGCTGGTGGTCGTGAGCATGGGCGCCGGCCTGGCGGCCCTGGCGTCTTCGCTGCTGGGCACCGGCACCGCGCCCGAGTTGCTGGCGCAGGTGCCGTGGGACGTCATCGTGATTCTCGTCACGCTGGGGCTGCTCTCGCAGCTGTTCGTCGAGTCGCGGCTCTTCGGCGTGCTGGCGCTGCACGCCACCCGGTTGAGCCACGCTGGCCCCCGGCGAATCCTGCTGCTCTTCGCGGTGGGCATGTACGTGGTCAGCGGGCTGGTGAACAACCTCACCGCGCTGTTGCTCGTGCTGCCGGTGCTGCTCATCCTCTTCAAGCTGATGGGCGTGCGACAGCGGTATGTGACGTGGACGCTGGCATTGGTCCTGGTGTCCTGCAACCTCGGCGGCGCCGCCACCCCCATTGGAGATTTTCCGGCCATCCTGCTGCTAGGCACCGGGGTGATGAGCTTCCCCGACTACCTGGTGCGCGCGCTGCCGGTGACGCTGGTCGCGCTGGCCGGTGTGCTGGGGGCAGCGTTCCTGCTGGTCCGCCCCGGTAGCCGGCTGGGACAGACGCCCATCTCGGCCACGCTGACGCTCTCCACCATGGGCGCGCTGTACCGCAACGTGCGGGTGGAGCGCCGCAGGCTGCTGCCACCGTTGCTGCTGCTCGGGTGCATGCTCGCGGCCTGGGTCGCCATTCCCAGAGAGACGGGGGTGACGCCCGACCTGGTGGCCTGGCTCGGGGCGGGGGGGCGCTCGCGCTCGCCGGGGGGCTGGGCGAGCGGATTGTGCGCACGCGCATCGACATGGAGGCAGCGCTGTTCCTGCTGTCCTTGTTCGTGA
- a CDS encoding LysR family transcriptional regulator, with the protein MLESVTIDQLRTLRAVAEEGSFSAAARKLGQGQPAVSQAMQRLEKQLGLRLFDRSGRVPRLTAKGEAVVAAAQRLHEDIASFQAVVGRLKSGEETKLSLVVDAMFPTDALLDFVRELARTHPGVELALEVELLSAVTARVRERRATLGIAGADLDLTGLEQRPIALLKMIPVAAPSHPLAAVKGVLTEAHLASAIQLVLSERLPEGKAGTADRGVIGSRLWRVADLMTKHSLLVGGVGWGHEPEHLVRDDLAAGRLVALRLAAWEGGPPPQRPLALVRRKGTPLGPVATWASNRLTSLCQLALGGADHHTT; encoded by the coding sequence GTGCTCGAAAGCGTCACCATCGACCAGCTCCGCACGCTCCGCGCGGTGGCCGAGGAGGGCAGCTTCTCCGCGGCGGCCCGGAAGCTCGGCCAGGGGCAGCCCGCCGTCAGTCAGGCCATGCAGCGGCTGGAGAAGCAGCTCGGCTTGCGGCTCTTCGACCGGAGCGGGCGCGTCCCGCGTCTGACGGCGAAGGGAGAAGCCGTCGTCGCGGCGGCGCAGCGGCTCCACGAGGACATCGCCTCGTTCCAGGCGGTGGTGGGCCGGCTCAAGAGCGGCGAGGAGACGAAGCTGTCGCTGGTGGTGGACGCCATGTTCCCCACCGACGCCCTGCTGGACTTCGTGCGGGAGCTGGCGCGCACGCACCCAGGGGTGGAGCTGGCGCTGGAGGTGGAGCTGCTGTCCGCGGTGACGGCGCGCGTGCGCGAGCGGCGCGCGACGCTGGGCATCGCCGGCGCGGACCTGGACCTCACCGGCCTGGAGCAGCGCCCCATCGCGCTCCTCAAGATGATCCCCGTCGCCGCGCCCTCGCATCCGCTCGCGGCGGTGAAGGGCGTCCTCACGGAGGCGCACCTCGCCTCCGCCATCCAGCTCGTCTTGAGTGAGCGGCTGCCGGAGGGCAAGGCGGGCACGGCGGACCGGGGCGTCATCGGCTCGCGCCTCTGGCGTGTCGCGGACCTGATGACCAAGCACTCCCTCCTCGTCGGCGGCGTCGGCTGGGGCCATGAGCCCGAGCACCTCGTCCGCGACGACCTCGCCGCCGGGCGACTGGTGGCGCTGCGACTGGCGGCCTGGGAGGGAGGCCCCCCACCCCAGCGCCCGCTCGCCCTGGTGCGCCGCAAGGGCACGCCGCTGGGCCCGGTGGCGACGTGGGCCTCCAACCGGCTCACCTCGCTGTGCCAGCTCGCGCTCGGGGGCGCGGACCATCACACGACGTGA
- a CDS encoding DUF2239 family protein, whose amino-acid sequence MTSTTWTAFAGQRLLASGPPADVVLAARRALDAGESAPLLLFDDATGRTVDFHLRGSTEELLARLQPAPVAGEGGTGHRGPGRPKLGVVAREVTLLPRHWEWLATQPGGASVALRKLVEAARASSGDTDRRRQAQAAADRFMTTMAGNLPGYEEAARALYAGDRTRFNKWTRSWPDDLRDHARRLAAPAFGKETR is encoded by the coding sequence ATGACTTCGACCACCTGGACTGCCTTCGCCGGACAGCGGCTGCTCGCCTCGGGTCCTCCCGCGGACGTCGTCCTCGCGGCCCGCCGCGCGCTCGACGCCGGGGAGTCCGCGCCGCTGTTGCTCTTTGACGACGCCACGGGCCGGACGGTGGACTTCCACCTGCGAGGCTCGACGGAGGAGCTCCTGGCCCGCCTTCAGCCCGCGCCGGTGGCGGGGGAGGGGGGCACAGGGCATCGGGGCCCCGGCAGGCCGAAGCTGGGCGTGGTGGCGCGCGAGGTGACGCTGCTTCCCCGGCATTGGGAGTGGCTGGCCACCCAGCCGGGTGGAGCCTCCGTGGCGTTGCGCAAGCTGGTGGAGGCCGCGCGCGCGAGCAGCGGCGACACCGACCGCCGCCGCCAGGCCCAGGCCGCGGCGGACCGGTTCATGACCACGATGGCCGGCAACCTGCCGGGCTACGAGGAAGCCGCCCGCGCCCTGTATGCCGGAGACCGCACCCGGTTCAACAAGTGGACCCGGTCATGGCCGGACGATCTCCGGGACCACGCCCGCAGGCTGGCGGCGCCTGCGTTTGGAAAGGAGACGCGATGA
- a CDS encoding pirin family protein, which yields MSTTTQVSVPTSPRATSHPRTLESVHGGGELHWVGDGFRVHTLVPSGGLRQKRTSPFLLLDYHPPRAYPALAKGQRGVGWHPHRGFETVTLAFDGYVAHRDNAGHSGVIGPGDVQWMTAASGILHEEYHEHDFSRRGGTFHMLQLWVNLPREHKMSAPGYQPITKEQIPVVPLQGGGEATEHSRVRVIAGSYGDAKGPARTFTPISLLDVKVRAGEDFHLPLPSDHNALVLVANGRVTVGTERIRSGELGVFANDGEILSLRADEDTHFLVLAGEPIHEPIAHTGPFVMNNHREIIQALYDFDSGAFGGIPE from the coding sequence ATGAGCACGACGACCCAAGTCAGCGTTCCCACTTCTCCTCGAGCCACTTCCCACCCCCGCACCCTGGAGAGTGTCCATGGTGGCGGCGAGCTGCACTGGGTGGGTGACGGCTTCCGCGTCCACACCCTCGTGCCGAGCGGCGGCCTGCGCCAGAAGCGGACCAGTCCGTTCCTGCTGCTCGACTACCATCCGCCCCGTGCCTACCCCGCGCTGGCGAAGGGCCAGCGGGGCGTCGGCTGGCATCCGCACCGTGGCTTCGAGACGGTGACGCTCGCCTTCGACGGGTACGTCGCGCACCGCGACAACGCGGGCCACTCCGGCGTCATCGGTCCCGGCGACGTGCAGTGGATGACGGCGGCGTCCGGCATCCTCCACGAGGAGTACCACGAGCACGACTTCTCCCGGCGCGGCGGCACCTTCCACATGCTCCAGCTCTGGGTGAACCTGCCTCGCGAGCACAAGATGTCCGCTCCGGGTTACCAGCCCATCACGAAGGAGCAGATTCCGGTGGTCCCCCTTCAAGGAGGTGGGGAGGCCACGGAGCACAGCCGGGTGCGCGTCATCGCCGGGAGCTACGGTGACGCGAAGGGCCCCGCCAGGACCTTCACGCCCATCTCCCTGCTCGACGTGAAGGTGCGCGCGGGCGAGGACTTCCACCTGCCGCTGCCCTCGGACCACAACGCCCTGGTGCTCGTCGCCAACGGCCGCGTGACGGTGGGCACGGAGCGCATCCGGAGCGGTGAGCTCGGGGTGTTCGCCAACGACGGGGAAATTCTCTCCCTCCGGGCCGACGAGGACACGCACTTCCTCGTCCTCGCGGGCGAGCCCATCCACGAGCCCATCGCCCACACCGGGCCGTTCGTGATGAACAACCACCGGGAAATCATCCAGGCCCTCTACGACTTCGATTCGGGCGCCTTCGGTGGGATTCCCGAGTAA
- a CDS encoding NADP-dependent oxidoreductase, whose protein sequence is MSTGVNRQWVLKRRPSAAVSDDCFEWREGPIPTPGPGEALVRVSWLAIEPTQRTWLNEKATYIQPVALGEVMRGAGVGQVVASHTERLKVGDWVAGLTGWQDYVLAGDSGLFGFNKVPDGVAPKAMLNLFGASGLTAYFGMTAVGRVAPGETVLVSAAAGSVGSIAGQVARLRGCRVIGIAGGPHKAEWVTRAARFHACIDYKSEDLRTRLRALAPRGVDVVFDNVGGPILEAALDHLARGARVVLSGSVSSGYKDGDYGAAPRNYMQLGFQRARMEGFIFLDYVSRFPEAFRELAAWDAQGELHCAESIAEGLEQAPSALRGLFEGRNLGKQLVHVTASEGQAAGAAP, encoded by the coding sequence ATGAGCACGGGTGTCAATCGGCAGTGGGTGTTGAAGCGCCGTCCCTCCGCTGCGGTGTCGGACGACTGCTTCGAGTGGCGCGAGGGCCCGATCCCCACCCCTGGCCCTGGCGAGGCCCTCGTCCGTGTCTCCTGGCTCGCCATCGAGCCCACCCAGCGTACCTGGCTCAACGAGAAGGCGACGTACATCCAACCCGTCGCGCTCGGCGAGGTGATGCGTGGCGCCGGCGTGGGGCAGGTCGTCGCCTCGCACACGGAGCGACTGAAGGTCGGGGACTGGGTGGCCGGGCTCACCGGCTGGCAGGACTACGTCCTGGCCGGAGACTCGGGCCTCTTTGGCTTCAACAAGGTGCCGGACGGCGTCGCTCCCAAGGCGATGCTGAACCTCTTTGGCGCGAGCGGGCTGACCGCATACTTCGGCATGACCGCCGTGGGCCGCGTCGCGCCGGGAGAGACGGTCCTCGTGTCCGCCGCCGCCGGCAGCGTGGGCTCCATCGCCGGACAGGTGGCCCGGCTCCGGGGCTGCCGTGTCATTGGCATCGCGGGCGGTCCCCACAAGGCCGAATGGGTCACCCGCGCCGCGCGCTTCCATGCCTGCATCGACTACAAGTCCGAAGACCTCCGGACGCGTCTCCGGGCCCTGGCTCCACGGGGCGTTGATGTCGTCTTCGACAACGTGGGCGGCCCCATCCTGGAGGCCGCGCTGGACCACCTCGCCCGAGGCGCGCGGGTGGTGCTCTCTGGCAGCGTGTCCTCGGGCTACAAGGACGGCGACTACGGCGCCGCGCCGCGCAACTACATGCAGCTCGGCTTCCAGCGGGCACGGATGGAGGGCTTCATCTTCCTCGACTACGTCTCCCGCTTCCCCGAGGCGTTCCGAGAGCTCGCCGCCTGGGACGCCCAGGGCGAGCTCCACTGCGCGGAGTCCATCGCCGAGGGCCTGGAGCAGGCCCCCTCGGCCCTGCGAGGCCTGTTCGAGGGCCGCAATCTGGGCAAGCAGCTCGTGCACGTCACCGCGAGCGAAGGCCAGGCAGCAGGGGCCGCGCCCTGA
- a CDS encoding ELWxxDGT repeat protein: MSRCSKWRLLAILAVCLWAGRGNAADARRSIERRHPLPVCPTPRCAPALPVKDISFGRSSSLPGAFVNLGGTLLFTATDPLHGRELWRSDGTASGTVRVKDINPGPEDAFRDFDDELFISFRPLVVMGGAIYFMANDGVHGDELWRSDGTEGGTVLVKDIQPGEGGGFPRNLSVVGDTLFFSAMDDLHGFELWKSDGTEEGTVLVADINPGPEGSTPSSFAHLGDTLYFSADDGTHGSELWRSDGTAEGTVLVRDIAEGSEGSSPFWLTALGDTLYFVAEEALHGRELWQSDGTPEGTMLVEDIVPGEESSSPWALIATGGRLFFFARTPATGEEPWVSDGTESGTFLLKDVFPGPEDSYPDIDPSRFRTTLDGSLIFNADDGIHGVEPWKSDGTPGGTVLVKDINPGADSSVPFLPVAVDGTLLFAARDAKGRDELWRSDGTEDGTYRMRTVTGGPRMSAPRGFTASGESVFFLAFDDNIGGELWSLPLASLGDCGTPAGSLGLHEAGARGLVPWAAILGLPMLALSVLSGRRRKWPLMAVMLLVVPGLACTSVDAEEGSPEVTDFHSSCKGPVLVRDVAACIEDSVPENLVDWRGMLYFTANDGRIGTELWRSDGTRGGTRRVDDIAPGLAGSDPQELTPVGGLLYFSADDGVHGRELWKSDGTAAGTRLVEDSVPGPQGSAPRNLTVADGKLFYVAANASDDWELWKSDGTRGGTTRVKAGVAPWNLVALGRLVIFTAYDPETGSELWRSNGTRAGTYRLADLVPGPGSANPIFLTAVGDKVYFAAFTAEFGGRELFVTDGTPSGTRLVKDIIPGDDGSYPEGFVGLGDTVYFTATSTGSTPELWKSRGTAASTVRIGTVSPVPFSLVAAGGQVFFRGSADGVDVELWRTHGTASGTRRVKDIVPGPEGSDPQDMTAVGDWPFFTAFQADTGREAWRSDGTEAGTVRVAELVPGPLSSYPGGFTRSGSRVYFAGDDTATGAELWALPLACLPPSGK; this comes from the coding sequence ATGTCTCGATGTTCGAAGTGGCGACTGCTGGCGATTCTCGCTGTCTGTCTTTGGGCCGGACGTGGCAACGCCGCGGACGCGCGGCGGTCCATCGAGCGCCGGCACCCGCTGCCCGTCTGCCCGACGCCGCGGTGCGCCCCGGCCCTGCCCGTCAAGGACATCAGCTTCGGACGGAGCTCGAGCTTGCCCGGCGCCTTCGTGAACCTGGGTGGCACGCTGTTGTTCACCGCCACGGACCCGCTTCACGGCCGCGAGTTGTGGCGGAGCGACGGCACGGCCTCCGGCACGGTGCGAGTGAAGGACATCAACCCCGGTCCAGAGGACGCGTTCCGCGACTTCGATGACGAGCTGTTCATTTCCTTCCGGCCGCTGGTGGTGATGGGCGGTGCCATCTACTTCATGGCCAACGACGGCGTGCACGGCGACGAGCTGTGGCGGAGCGACGGCACGGAGGGGGGCACGGTCCTCGTCAAGGACATCCAGCCCGGCGAGGGGGGCGGGTTCCCCAGAAACCTGAGCGTCGTGGGTGACACGTTGTTCTTCTCCGCGATGGACGACCTCCACGGCTTCGAGCTGTGGAAGAGCGATGGCACGGAGGAAGGCACCGTCCTGGTGGCGGACATCAACCCGGGGCCAGAGGGCTCGACGCCCTCTTCCTTCGCCCACCTGGGGGACACGCTGTACTTCTCCGCTGATGACGGCACGCATGGCTCCGAGCTGTGGAGGAGCGACGGAACGGCCGAAGGCACGGTGCTCGTCAGGGACATCGCCGAAGGTTCGGAGGGCAGCTCACCGTTCTGGCTGACGGCGCTGGGGGACACGCTGTACTTCGTCGCGGAGGAGGCGCTGCACGGCCGAGAGCTGTGGCAGAGCGACGGGACACCCGAGGGGACGATGCTCGTCGAGGACATCGTTCCCGGCGAGGAGAGCTCGAGCCCCTGGGCCCTCATCGCGACGGGAGGGCGCCTCTTCTTCTTCGCCCGCACGCCGGCGACGGGCGAAGAGCCCTGGGTGAGTGACGGGACGGAGTCGGGGACGTTCCTGCTCAAGGACGTCTTCCCCGGCCCCGAGGATTCGTACCCCGACATCGACCCTTCGCGCTTCCGCACGACCCTGGACGGGAGCCTCATCTTCAACGCGGACGACGGCATTCACGGCGTCGAACCGTGGAAGAGCGATGGGACTCCCGGGGGCACGGTGCTCGTCAAGGACATCAACCCTGGCGCGGACAGCTCGGTTCCGTTCCTGCCGGTGGCCGTGGACGGGACGCTCCTCTTCGCCGCCCGCGACGCGAAGGGCCGTGACGAGCTCTGGCGGAGCGATGGCACGGAGGACGGCACCTACCGCATGCGCACCGTGACGGGAGGCCCCCGCATGTCCGCGCCCCGAGGCTTCACCGCATCCGGCGAGTCCGTCTTCTTCCTGGCCTTCGACGACAACATCGGCGGGGAGCTGTGGTCCTTGCCGCTGGCCTCGCTGGGCGACTGCGGCACCCCAGCGGGGAGCCTGGGCCTTCACGAGGCGGGGGCCCGCGGCCTCGTCCCCTGGGCCGCCATCCTGGGGCTGCCAATGCTCGCGTTGAGCGTGTTGAGCGGGCGGCGCAGGAAGTGGCCGCTCATGGCGGTGATGCTGCTCGTCGTGCCCGGGCTGGCCTGCACGTCCGTGGACGCCGAGGAAGGGTCGCCCGAGGTGACGGACTTCCATTCGAGCTGCAAGGGGCCGGTGCTCGTCAGGGACGTCGCCGCCTGCATCGAGGACTCGGTGCCGGAGAACCTGGTGGACTGGCGGGGCATGCTCTACTTCACCGCGAATGATGGCCGCATCGGCACCGAGCTGTGGCGGAGCGACGGCACGCGGGGCGGCACTCGGCGCGTGGATGACATCGCCCCCGGACTCGCCGGCTCGGACCCTCAGGAGCTGACGCCCGTGGGCGGGCTGCTCTACTTCTCCGCGGACGACGGGGTGCACGGCCGCGAGCTGTGGAAGAGCGACGGCACCGCGGCCGGAACGCGCCTCGTGGAGGACAGTGTCCCGGGCCCCCAAGGCTCGGCGCCGCGTAACCTGACGGTGGCGGACGGGAAGCTCTTCTACGTCGCCGCGAATGCCAGCGACGACTGGGAGCTGTGGAAGAGCGATGGCACGCGGGGCGGGACGACGCGTGTGAAGGCCGGAGTCGCTCCCTGGAACCTCGTGGCGCTGGGACGCCTCGTCATCTTCACCGCGTATGACCCGGAGACGGGCTCCGAGCTGTGGCGGAGCAACGGGACGCGCGCGGGCACGTACCGGCTCGCGGACCTCGTCCCGGGGCCCGGCAGCGCCAATCCCATCTTCCTGACGGCGGTGGGTGACAAGGTCTACTTCGCCGCCTTCACCGCCGAATTCGGTGGCCGCGAGCTGTTCGTCACGGATGGGACCCCCTCGGGGACGCGGCTGGTGAAGGACATCATCCCTGGCGACGATGGCTCGTATCCGGAGGGCTTCGTGGGCCTGGGCGACACCGTGTACTTCACCGCCACGAGCACGGGTTCCACGCCCGAGCTCTGGAAGAGCCGTGGAACAGCGGCGAGCACCGTACGCATCGGGACGGTGTCGCCGGTTCCCTTCTCGCTGGTGGCGGCGGGCGGCCAGGTCTTCTTCCGCGGCAGCGCGGACGGCGTGGACGTCGAGCTGTGGCGGACCCATGGGACGGCCTCGGGGACGCGGAGGGTGAAGGACATCGTCCCGGGCCCCGAGGGCTCGGACCCCCAGGACATGACGGCGGTGGGCGACTGGCCGTTCTTCACCGCGTTCCAGGCGGACACGGGCCGCGAGGCGTGGCGCAGCGACGGGACGGAGGCCGGCACGGTGCGAGTCGCGGAGCTCGTGCCGGGCCCGCTGTCCTCCTACCCGGGCGGCTTCACCCGTTCGGGCTCACGGGTGTACTTCGCAGGGGATGACACCGCGACGGGAGCCGAGCTCTGGGCCCTGCCGCTGGCCTGTCTCCCGCCGTCAGGGAAGTGA